The following are encoded together in the Pseudodesulfovibrio indicus genome:
- a CDS encoding DUF3108 domain-containing protein: MRKMLSAVLPLLFLLLLVAPPSAGSEPVPPFGPGERMSYDIHWTFIHAGTAELTCAPDTELDGAPARLFRAEARTLGWVDTFYKVRDTMEAWTDLDVTHSLLYKKDQNEGSYHKKVELVFDKAANLSYRYARGKLQHTLDQPCDVFDPMSILFAFRKQVLYKGLRFDANVSDGKISVVGTAYVEGVEKVETGIGEVDAHKVRLDISHLSGVFKKSRDAELYVWFTADERRIPVKVRSKVAVGHFTMTLNGYRPPDPR; this comes from the coding sequence ATGCGCAAGATGCTTTCGGCGGTTCTGCCGCTCCTCTTTCTGCTGCTCCTGGTCGCGCCCCCGTCCGCGGGGAGCGAACCGGTCCCGCCCTTCGGGCCGGGCGAGCGCATGTCCTACGACATCCACTGGACCTTCATCCACGCGGGCACGGCCGAGCTGACCTGCGCCCCGGACACCGAGCTGGACGGCGCTCCCGCCCGCCTTTTCCGGGCCGAGGCCCGGACGCTCGGGTGGGTGGACACGTTCTACAAGGTGCGGGACACCATGGAGGCGTGGACCGACCTGGACGTGACCCACTCCCTGCTCTACAAGAAGGACCAGAACGAAGGGTCCTACCACAAGAAGGTGGAGCTGGTCTTCGACAAGGCCGCCAACCTGTCCTACCGCTACGCCCGGGGCAAGCTCCAGCATACCCTGGACCAGCCGTGCGACGTGTTCGATCCCATGTCCATCCTGTTCGCCTTCCGCAAGCAGGTCCTGTACAAGGGGCTGCGCTTCGACGCCAACGTGTCCGACGGCAAGATATCGGTGGTGGGCACGGCCTACGTCGAGGGGGTGGAGAAGGTCGAGACCGGCATCGGGGAGGTGGACGCCCACAAGGTCCGGCTGGACATCAGCCACCTGTCCGGGGTGTTCAAGAAGTCCAGGGACGCCGAGTTGTACGTCTGGTTCACGGCCGACGAGCGGCGCATCCCGGTCAAGGTCCGGTCCAAGGTGGCCGTGGGCCACTTCACCATGACCCTGAACGGCTATCGTCCGCCCGACCCGCGCTGA
- the rlmD gene encoding 23S rRNA (uracil(1939)-C(5))-methyltransferase RlmD — MPLHKDEIIECSIESLAFGGRGVARVDGMAVFVAGGLPGDVVTARVVKAKKRFAEAEAVSVVAPSPHRVKPRCPHFGECGGCAVQDLDYAEQVAQKAAQVENALRRIGGVESLSMDPALPSPAVWNYRNKMEFVFEQRDNKLHLGLRAAQAAGDKGLPPVVDIEECHLCAERDVEILRLAREFAQGSGLPAFDPSANEGFWRHLVVRHTALGEVMVHLITSDDEKLYGRAEGLGETLVDRFPELTSFIHSSRAKRSLAATGEKIEFRLGSRTVEEMVEHDGRQARYHIAPNAFFQTNTAGAGALFGAVREYGAFDGSETLLDLYCGCGAIGIFLADTVRKVVGYEISEEAVAKAWSSAKLNGLTNCEFTAGTLDGGDVLKGLPKADVLVIDPPRAGIHENTAQAILKLAPARILAVSCDPATLARDVKRLSEAYELKRARAVDLFPHTHHIETVALLERR, encoded by the coding sequence ATGCCCTTGCACAAAGACGAAATCATAGAATGTTCCATCGAATCCCTGGCCTTCGGCGGCCGGGGCGTGGCCCGCGTGGACGGCATGGCCGTGTTCGTGGCCGGCGGGTTGCCCGGCGATGTCGTGACCGCCCGCGTGGTCAAGGCCAAGAAACGGTTCGCCGAGGCCGAGGCCGTGTCCGTGGTCGCGCCGTCACCGCACCGGGTGAAGCCGCGCTGTCCCCACTTCGGGGAGTGCGGCGGGTGCGCGGTCCAGGACCTGGACTACGCCGAGCAGGTGGCCCAGAAGGCGGCCCAGGTGGAGAACGCGCTCCGGCGTATCGGCGGCGTGGAGTCCCTGTCCATGGACCCGGCCCTGCCGTCGCCCGCCGTGTGGAACTACCGCAACAAGATGGAGTTCGTCTTCGAGCAGCGGGACAACAAGCTGCACCTCGGCCTGCGCGCGGCCCAGGCCGCCGGCGACAAGGGGCTGCCCCCGGTGGTGGACATCGAGGAGTGCCACCTCTGCGCCGAGCGGGACGTGGAGATTTTGCGCCTGGCCCGGGAGTTCGCACAGGGGTCCGGCCTGCCCGCCTTCGACCCCTCGGCCAACGAGGGGTTCTGGCGTCACCTGGTGGTGCGCCATACCGCGCTGGGCGAGGTCATGGTCCATTTGATCACTTCGGACGACGAGAAGCTCTACGGCCGGGCCGAGGGACTGGGCGAGACCCTGGTGGACCGCTTTCCGGAGCTGACCTCCTTCATCCACTCCTCCCGCGCCAAGCGGTCCCTGGCCGCCACGGGCGAGAAGATCGAGTTCCGGCTGGGATCGCGCACCGTGGAGGAGATGGTCGAACACGACGGCCGCCAGGCGCGCTACCACATCGCGCCCAACGCCTTTTTCCAGACCAACACCGCCGGTGCGGGCGCGCTCTTCGGCGCGGTCCGCGAGTACGGCGCGTTCGACGGCAGCGAGACGCTGCTTGACCTCTACTGCGGTTGCGGGGCCATCGGCATCTTCCTGGCCGACACGGTCCGCAAGGTGGTCGGGTACGAGATCAGCGAGGAGGCCGTGGCCAAGGCGTGGTCCAGCGCCAAGCTCAACGGGCTGACCAACTGCGAGTTCACGGCCGGGACCCTGGACGGCGGGGACGTGCTCAAGGGGCTGCCCAAGGCGGACGTGCTGGTCATCGACCCGCCCCGCGCTGGCATCCACGAAAACACGGCCCAGGCGATCCTCAAGCTGGCCCCGGCCAGGATTCTCGCCGTGTCCTGCGATCCGGCCACCCTGGCCCGCGACGTGAAGCGCCTTTCCGAGGCCTACGAACTCAAGCGCGCCCGGGCCGTTGACCTGTTCCCGCACACCCACCACATCGAGACCGTGGCTCTGCTGGAACGCCGATAG
- a CDS encoding substrate-binding domain-containing protein: MHPILALVAWLPLAWPVPAACEDTVLVVPKVESIQFWGMVRQGAMDAGVERGVRVLYRGPLAHESDDRQRAIIEQGLAQGVDAVVVAPSSVDALTDVTLAARDKGVPLVVIDSALGDGWQVSFVATDNLEAGRVAARFLLSGVPGGGTILLLRHKEGSSATEKREVGFAAEVEAGGRHDILLSDYLGVSQGNAYHRTMSLLRGRPEISGVFASGEIATMGCIQAIRELGLAGKVRVVGFDDTPDIRRALADGVLQGVMVQQPYRMGRVGVETACDALAGKPVEKRIVTEAVLVTSPDGFSPYGLTNP; this comes from the coding sequence ATGCACCCGATCCTTGCGCTCGTGGCGTGGCTCCCGCTCGCCTGGCCCGTTCCCGCGGCCTGCGAGGACACGGTGCTGGTCGTGCCCAAGGTCGAATCCATCCAGTTCTGGGGCATGGTGCGGCAGGGGGCCATGGACGCCGGGGTCGAACGCGGCGTCCGGGTGCTGTACCGCGGCCCCCTGGCCCACGAGAGCGACGATCGGCAGCGGGCGATCATCGAGCAGGGGCTGGCCCAGGGGGTGGACGCCGTTGTGGTCGCGCCGAGCAGCGTCGACGCGCTGACGGACGTCACCCTTGCCGCACGCGACAAGGGCGTCCCGCTGGTGGTCATCGATTCCGCACTGGGGGACGGCTGGCAAGTCAGTTTCGTGGCCACGGACAACCTCGAGGCCGGGCGCGTCGCGGCCCGTTTCCTGCTCTCCGGCGTGCCCGGGGGCGGCACGATACTGCTCCTGCGCCACAAGGAGGGCAGCAGCGCCACCGAGAAGCGCGAAGTCGGATTCGCGGCCGAGGTCGAGGCGGGCGGCAGGCACGATATCCTTCTGAGCGACTACCTGGGCGTCAGCCAAGGCAACGCCTACCACCGGACCATGAGCCTGCTGCGCGGCCGCCCCGAAATAAGCGGCGTGTTCGCCTCGGGCGAGATAGCCACCATGGGTTGCATCCAGGCCATCCGCGAACTGGGACTGGCGGGCAAGGTGCGGGTGGTCGGATTCGACGACACGCCGGATATCCGGCGCGCCCTGGCGGACGGGGTTCTTCAGGGCGTCATGGTCCAGCAGCCCTATCGCATGGGCCGCGTCGGGGTGGAGACGGCCTGCGACGCGCTGGCGGGCAAACCCGTGGAAAAGCGCATCGTCACCGAGGCCGTGCTGGTCACTTCCCCGGACGGCTTCAGCCCGTATGGCCTGACCAATCCCTAG